One genomic window of Solea solea chromosome 12, fSolSol10.1, whole genome shotgun sequence includes the following:
- the vps4a gene encoding vacuolar protein sorting-associated protein 4A codes for MTTSTLQKAIDLVTKATEEDKAKNYEEALRLYQHSVEYFLHAIKYEAHSDKAKESIRAKCKQYLDRAEKLKDYLKNKDKQGKKPVKEAQSNDKSDSDSEGENPEKKKLQEQLMGAIVMEKPNVRWNDVAGLEGAKEALKEAVILPIKFPHLFTGKRTPWRGILLFGPPGTGKSYLAKAVATEANNSTFFSVSSSDLMSKWLGESEKLVKNLFDLARQHKPSIIFIDEVDSLCGSRNENESEAARRIKTEFLVQMQGVGNNNDGILVLGATNIPWVLDAAIRRRFEKRIYIPLPEEPARSQMFRLHLGNTPHSLSDADLRQLAHKTDGYSGADISIIVRDALMQPVRKVQSATHFKKVCGPSRSNCQVMVDDLLTPCSPGDPAAIEMTWMDVPSDKLLEPIVCMSDMLRSLSTTRPTVNTEDLLKVKKFTEDFGMEG; via the exons ATGACAACGTCAACACTGCAG AAAGCGATTGATCTTGTGACCAAAGCCACAGAAGAAGACAAGGCGAAGAACTATGAGGAGGCCTTGCGCCTGTATCAGCACTCTGTGGAATATTTCCTTCACGCCATTAAAT ATGAGGCTCACAGCGACAAGGCCAAGGAGAGCATACGAGCGAAATGCAAGCAGTACCTGGACCGAGCAGAGAAGCTGAAGGATTATCTGAAGAATAAAGACAAACAGGGGAAGAAGCCCGTGAAGGAGGCGCAGAGCAATGACAA GAGCGACAGCGACAGTGAAGGGGAAAacccagagaagaagaaactgcAGGAGCAGCTCATGG gtgccATTGTCATGGAGAAGCCTAACGTGCGGTGGAACGACGTGGCAGGACTGGAGGGAGCCAAGGAGGCTCTGAAAGAAGCCGTCATCCTGCCCATTAAATTCCCTCACCTGTTCACAg gcAAACGAACGCCGTGGAGAGGGATCCTGCTGTTCGGTCCTCCAGGGACAGGGAAGTCGTACCTGGCCAAGGCTGTGGCCACAGAAGCCAACAACTCCACCTTCTTCTCCGTCTCCTCCTCTGACCTCATGTCCAAGTGGCTGGGAGAGAGTGAGAA GCTGGTGAAGAATCTGTTCGACCTCGCTCGCCAACACAAACCCTCCATCATCTTCATCGACGAGGTGGACTCGCTGTGTGGCTCCAGGAATGAGAATGAGAGCGAGGCCGCCCGCCGCATCAAGACCGAGTTCCTGGTCCAGATGCAGG GTGTGGGAAATAACAACGATGGTATTTTGGTTCTGGGAGCCACAAACATCCCGTGGGTGCTGGACGCTGCCATCCgtagaag ATTCGAGAAGCGGATCTATATCCCGCTGCCGGAGGAGCCGGCCCGCTCTCAGATGTTCCGCCTCCACCTGGGAAACACGCCGCACAGCCTGAGCGACGCCGACCTGCGACAGCTTGCGCACAAGACGGACGGGTACTCGGGGGCCGACATTAGCATCATCGTCCGCGACGCTCTCATGCAGCCGGTCAGGAAGGTCCAGTCGGCCACGCACTTCAAAAAG GTTTGTGGTCCGTCGCGCAGCAACTGCCAGGTTATGGTGGACGACCTCTTGACCCCTTGTTCCCCCGGCGACCCCGCAGCCATAGAGATGACCTGGATGGACGTGCCGAGTGATAAACTGCTAGAGCCTATAGTTTGCATG TCAGACATGCTGCGCTCTCTGTCCACCACTCGTCCCACGGTCAACACCGAGGACCTGCTGAAGGTCAAGAAGTTCACAGAGGATTTTGGGATGGAGGGCTGA